The following proteins are co-located in the Pseudomonas cavernae genome:
- a CDS encoding ABC transporter permease, with protein MRIFYWTLSGLFSHWRRHPVQFFSVLTGLWLATSLWTGVQALNSQARESYARASQLLAGADQYALSARNGGLFAQQYFIELRRAGWPVSPLLQGRLRLRGQAEQRLQLIGIEPLTLPADTSLAGQAVERLDLAAFLGQPGRTWIAPDTLAALDLAAGAQPLTEAGQALPPLELRPQLAPGVLLVDIGVAQRLLDAPQQLSRLLLAGDFARSNPRLPPQLAEQLVLNRRSEAADLGRLTDSFHLNLTALGLLAFVVGLFIVHAAIGLALEQRRALLRTLRACGVSARTLLGALALELCGLALLGGLAGVLSGYWLASLLLPDVVASLRGLYGAEVAGQLSLSPQWWLSGLAMSLLGALLAGAGSLLRAARLPLLALAQPEAWQQAQALWLRRQALLAAALALLALAALLGGNSLIAGFVLLAALLLAAALSLPLCLNLLLEGLLPRCRSPLAQWFVADSRQQLPGLALALMALLLALAANIGVGSMTEGFRQTFAGWLDQRLAAELYLTPQDPQQALAIGAWLARQPQVSAVLPSWRVELQLQGWPAQLSGILDHPAYRAHWPLLSASPDAWEQLARQQALMLSEQLARRLNLQLGERLSLPTPKGEWPLVVAGIYADYGNPKGHLLVNAAGLQQHWPGLSPSSYSLHLPAGEVPELMQALQQTFALGSDRIIDQSELKAWSTRVFERTFAATAALNSLTLGVAGVALFISLLTLGQARLSQLAPLWALGVSRAQLAWLSLGQTLLLALITLLLAVPLGLVLAWCLVAVINVQAFGWRLPLHVFPWQLLQLLAMAVLATLLAAAWPLWKLGRTTPAELLRTFADER; from the coding sequence ATGCGGATTTTCTACTGGACGCTGAGTGGTCTGTTCAGCCATTGGCGCCGGCATCCCGTGCAGTTCTTCAGTGTGCTGACCGGTCTGTGGCTGGCCACCAGCCTGTGGACGGGCGTGCAGGCGCTGAACAGCCAGGCCCGGGAAAGCTATGCGCGGGCCAGCCAGCTGCTGGCCGGCGCTGACCAATACGCGCTCAGTGCCCGCAACGGCGGGCTGTTTGCGCAGCAGTACTTCATTGAACTGCGACGTGCCGGCTGGCCGGTATCGCCACTCCTGCAGGGCCGTTTGCGCCTGCGGGGGCAGGCCGAACAGCGCCTGCAGCTGATTGGCATCGAACCCCTGACCTTGCCGGCCGACACCTCGCTGGCCGGGCAAGCGGTCGAGCGCCTGGACCTGGCCGCCTTTCTCGGCCAGCCCGGGCGCACCTGGATTGCCCCCGACACCCTCGCGGCCCTCGACCTGGCAGCCGGGGCGCAACCGCTGACCGAGGCCGGGCAAGCCTTGCCGCCGCTGGAGCTGCGGCCGCAGTTGGCGCCGGGCGTGCTGCTGGTGGATATCGGCGTCGCCCAACGCCTGCTCGACGCACCGCAGCAGCTGTCCCGGCTGCTGCTGGCCGGCGATTTCGCCCGCAGTAATCCGCGCCTGCCGCCGCAACTGGCCGAGCAACTGGTGCTGAACCGTCGCAGCGAAGCGGCCGATCTGGGCCGGCTCACCGACAGCTTCCACCTCAATCTCACCGCCCTCGGTTTGCTGGCCTTTGTCGTCGGGCTGTTCATCGTGCATGCCGCCATCGGCCTGGCGCTGGAGCAGCGCCGCGCACTGTTACGCACCCTGCGGGCCTGCGGGGTGAGTGCCCGCACCCTGCTGGGCGCCCTGGCCCTGGAGCTCTGCGGCCTGGCCTTGCTCGGCGGCCTGGCCGGCGTGCTCAGCGGTTACTGGCTGGCCAGCCTGCTGTTGCCGGATGTGGTGGCCAGCTTGCGTGGCCTGTATGGCGCCGAGGTCGCCGGGCAGCTCAGCCTCAGCCCGCAGTGGTGGCTGAGCGGGCTGGCCATGAGCCTGCTCGGTGCCTTGCTCGCCGGCGCCGGCAGCCTGCTCAGGGCCGCGCGCTTGCCGCTGCTGGCGTTGGCCCAGCCCGAGGCGTGGCAGCAGGCCCAGGCGCTCTGGTTGCGCCGCCAGGCCCTGCTGGCGGCGGCGCTCGCCTTGCTGGCGCTGGCCGCGCTGCTGGGCGGCAACAGCCTGATCGCCGGCTTCGTCCTGCTCGCCGCTTTGCTGCTGGCGGCGGCCCTGAGTTTGCCGCTGTGCCTGAACCTGCTGCTGGAGGGCCTGCTGCCGCGCTGCCGCTCACCGCTGGCGCAGTGGTTCGTCGCCGACAGTCGCCAGCAGCTGCCGGGTCTGGCGCTGGCGCTGATGGCCCTTCTGCTGGCGCTGGCGGCGAATATCGGCGTCGGCAGCATGACCGAGGGCTTTCGCCAGACCTTTGCCGGCTGGCTCGATCAGCGCCTGGCCGCCGAGCTGTACCTCACCCCGCAGGATCCGCAGCAGGCCCTGGCCATCGGCGCCTGGTTGGCCCGCCAGCCCCAGGTCAGCGCGGTACTGCCGAGCTGGCGGGTCGAGCTGCAGCTGCAGGGCTGGCCGGCGCAACTCAGCGGCATACTCGATCACCCGGCCTACCGCGCCCACTGGCCGCTGCTGAGCGCCAGCCCCGATGCCTGGGAGCAACTGGCCCGGCAACAGGCGCTGATGCTCAGCGAGCAGCTGGCGCGACGCTTGAACCTGCAGCTGGGCGAGCGCCTGAGCCTGCCAACCCCCAAAGGCGAATGGCCGCTGGTGGTCGCCGGCATCTACGCCGATTACGGCAATCCGAAAGGGCATCTGCTGGTCAATGCCGCGGGTTTGCAGCAGCACTGGCCGGGGCTGAGCCCGAGCAGCTACAGCCTGCACCTGCCTGCCGGCGAGGTCCCCGAGCTGATGCAGGCCCTGCAGCAGACCTTTGCCCTGGGCAGCGACCGGATCATCGATCAGAGCGAGCTCAAGGCCTGGTCGACCCGCGTGTTCGAACGCACCTTTGCCGCCACCGCGGCGCTCAACAGCCTGACCCTGGGAGTGGCCGGGGTGGCGCTGTTCATCAGCCTGCTGACCCTCGGCCAGGCGCGCCTGAGCCAACTGGCACCGCTCTGGGCGCTGGGGGTGAGTCGAGCGCAGCTGGCCTGGCTCAGTCTCGGCCAGACCCTGCTGCTGGCGCTGATCACGCTGCTGCTGGCGGTGCCGCTGGGGCTGGTGCTGGCCTGGTGCCTGGTCGCGGTGATCAACGTGCAGGCCTTTGGCTGGCGCCTGCCGCTGCATGTGTTTCCCTGGCAGCTCCTGCAACTGCTGGCCATGGCGGTGCTCGCCACGCTACTGGCCGCCGCCTGGCCGCTGTGGAAGCTCGGGCGGACCACCCCGGCCGAGTTGCTGAGGACCTTCGCCGATGAACGCTAG
- a CDS encoding GFA family protein, whose product MDRFTGGCLCGNVRIVAAGLPYRVGLCHCLDCRKHHGALFHASAVFPQDAVTIDGETRDYAGRFFCPRCGSSVFARTADEIEVNLGSLDAPNQLLPTYESWIVRRESWLPPFPLTRRYERDRDATGRFEE is encoded by the coding sequence ATGGACCGATTCACCGGCGGTTGCCTTTGCGGCAACGTCCGAATTGTGGCGGCGGGACTCCCATACCGAGTCGGCCTTTGTCACTGTCTCGACTGCCGCAAGCATCACGGGGCGCTTTTTCACGCTTCCGCGGTGTTCCCTCAGGATGCGGTGACGATCGATGGTGAAACGCGCGACTACGCCGGGCGGTTCTTCTGTCCCCGCTGCGGCTCGTCCGTTTTCGCCCGCACCGCAGACGAGATCGAAGTGAACCTGGGATCCCTGGATGCCCCTAACCAACTGCTGCCAACCTACGAAAGCTGGATCGTCCGCCGCGAGTCCTGGTTGCCGCCGTTTCCGCTCACGAGACGGTACGAGCGCGATCGTGACGCCACGGGTCGCTTTGAGGAGTAA
- a CDS encoding disulfide bond formation protein B: protein MTIKAPAGPWGLLLLAWLLALFSTLAALFIGEVMGQAPCVLCWFQRAFMFPLAVILAVACYRSDFDVWRYALPLAGIGALLALAHSLLYAGLIPQRIQPCSATGPSCSDANMTILGGIPLPLLALGAFVLIAILLLIIRRRTAQ from the coding sequence ATGACCATCAAGGCTCCGGCCGGTCCCTGGGGGCTGCTGCTCCTGGCCTGGCTGCTTGCGCTGTTCTCGACCCTGGCCGCGCTGTTCATTGGCGAGGTTATGGGGCAGGCGCCTTGCGTACTGTGCTGGTTCCAGCGCGCCTTTATGTTCCCCCTGGCAGTGATCCTGGCCGTGGCCTGCTATCGCTCAGACTTCGACGTCTGGCGCTACGCACTACCCCTTGCCGGTATCGGTGCATTGCTCGCCCTCGCTCACAGCCTGCTGTATGCCGGCCTGATTCCGCAGCGCATCCAGCCTTGCAGTGCCACCGGCCCGTCCTGCTCGGACGCCAACATGACCATCCTCGGAGGCATCCCGCTACCACTACTGGCGCTGGGTGCATTCGTCCTGATCGCCATCCTGCTTCTCATCATCCGTCGGAGAACTGCCCAATGA
- a CDS encoding putative bifunctional diguanylate cyclase/phosphodiesterase, whose product MDFFKSESAAKKTMLASSNNSRSKKWHHMYFFLAGFDVLIVVLGVLLNHQIVDTYHRSIKANQSWVQQLSSYSTLGSLASEVNAPGNNVFDTHEVERESRNMSEALRVFNEHLAMAKEQLHARIANQVEHSADIQASTLALKDEVDAVDAAMVKMVDEALLIFSYFREGQPDNAGKRMATMDRKYAKLLASLATVRERVGLIQGKLLEEELESVEVLRQVEYAIMAFVLLMVSAAVAYGRKIRREMESHTAEREGYLVELRESEKQFRQQASLLDKAQDAIVVHGMDHCILYWNKSAERLYGLSKEEALGKSAQELIYQGHAAFNAAISSLIETGDWAGEVTLRRQDGRTITLESHRTLVRDDRGQPQSVLSINTDITHRKAAEQEVKRLAFYDQLTGLANRRLMLDRLQHVLAGSARSLHTSAVILIDLDNFKALNDTLGHDRGDMLLRQVALRLSSCIRESDTVARLGGDEFVVLLEGLNENPPEAAIQAKAIGEKILNSLNISYPLDGYEHHSTPSLGIALFQGQLNTVDDIMKRADLAMYRAKAAGRNTMRFFDPEMQAVATARARLEGDLRQGLQNKELLLHFQPQVNSEGRIIGAEALMRWQHPERGTVSPAEFIPLAEETGLILPLGRWALETACAQLAAWAKHPETARLSMAVNVSARQFHHADFVEEVLSVLKYTGADPKKLKLELTEGLLIEDIENTIAKMVELKENGIGLSLDDFGTGYSSLSYLKSLPLDQLKIDQSFIRDVLIDPNDAAIACAIVSLGQILGLAVIAEGVETEAQRTFLVNHGCQAYQGYLFSPPLPAEQFKEFVHDRLMAEH is encoded by the coding sequence ATGGATTTTTTCAAAAGTGAAAGCGCCGCAAAGAAAACCATGCTCGCCAGCTCAAATAATTCGCGCTCGAAAAAATGGCATCATATGTATTTTTTCCTTGCGGGTTTCGACGTACTGATTGTTGTGCTGGGCGTGCTCTTGAATCACCAGATTGTCGACACTTATCACCGTTCCATCAAGGCAAACCAGTCGTGGGTCCAACAGCTGTCGAGCTATTCAACGCTGGGCAGCTTGGCCTCCGAAGTCAATGCACCGGGCAACAATGTGTTCGATACACATGAGGTCGAACGCGAATCACGGAACATGAGTGAAGCGCTGCGCGTCTTCAACGAGCATTTGGCAATGGCCAAAGAACAGCTACACGCTCGGATCGCTAATCAAGTTGAGCACAGTGCAGACATACAAGCCTCCACTCTTGCATTGAAGGATGAGGTAGACGCAGTCGACGCGGCGATGGTCAAAATGGTGGATGAGGCCTTGCTAATATTTTCCTACTTCAGGGAGGGCCAGCCGGACAATGCCGGCAAGCGCATGGCAACAATGGACAGGAAGTATGCCAAGTTGCTCGCCTCACTCGCTACCGTGCGGGAGCGCGTCGGCCTAATTCAAGGCAAGCTTCTAGAGGAAGAACTGGAATCGGTCGAAGTACTGCGCCAGGTCGAGTATGCGATCATGGCGTTCGTGCTACTAATGGTCAGTGCGGCCGTTGCTTACGGTCGCAAGATCAGGCGCGAAATGGAGTCACATACAGCCGAAAGGGAGGGCTATCTTGTAGAGCTGCGCGAAAGCGAGAAGCAGTTCCGTCAGCAAGCATCGTTGCTGGACAAGGCCCAGGATGCCATTGTCGTTCACGGGATGGATCACTGCATTTTGTACTGGAACAAAAGTGCTGAACGTCTCTACGGTTTGTCAAAGGAAGAGGCACTCGGCAAATCGGCACAGGAGTTAATCTACCAAGGCCATGCCGCTTTCAATGCGGCCATTAGTAGCTTGATAGAAACTGGCGATTGGGCTGGTGAGGTCACACTTCGACGTCAGGATGGCCGCACCATCACGCTTGAAAGCCACCGAACCCTAGTGAGAGACGACCGTGGCCAACCGCAGTCTGTTCTATCGATTAATACTGACATCACCCACCGCAAGGCAGCTGAGCAAGAGGTCAAGCGTTTGGCCTTCTACGATCAGTTGACCGGACTGGCCAACAGGCGACTTATGTTGGACCGATTACAGCACGTGCTGGCGGGCAGCGCCCGCAGTCTACATACGAGCGCGGTAATACTTATTGATCTAGATAACTTCAAGGCACTGAACGATACGCTGGGGCATGACAGAGGCGACATGTTGCTGCGGCAAGTTGCTCTGCGCCTCTCCTCCTGCATACGCGAGAGCGACACAGTGGCCCGCCTGGGCGGAGACGAATTCGTGGTCTTACTGGAAGGTCTTAATGAGAATCCTCCAGAAGCAGCTATCCAGGCCAAGGCTATTGGCGAAAAAATTCTCAATTCGCTCAACATTTCCTACCCACTGGATGGTTATGAGCACCATAGCACCCCCAGCCTAGGCATTGCCCTGTTCCAGGGTCAGCTAAACACAGTGGACGATATTATGAAACGCGCTGACCTGGCGATGTATCGCGCCAAGGCGGCGGGCCGTAATACCATGCGCTTCTTCGATCCGGAAATGCAGGCGGTTGCCACGGCACGCGCCAGACTGGAAGGAGACTTACGCCAAGGCTTGCAGAACAAGGAACTCCTTCTCCATTTCCAGCCGCAGGTGAATAGTGAGGGCCGTATCATAGGTGCAGAGGCACTTATGCGCTGGCAGCATCCTGAACGCGGAACCGTATCACCAGCTGAGTTCATTCCATTGGCAGAGGAAACAGGGCTGATTCTGCCGTTAGGCCGCTGGGCGCTGGAAACCGCCTGCGCTCAGCTGGCGGCCTGGGCAAAGCATCCGGAAACCGCCCGACTGAGCATGGCAGTGAATGTCAGCGCCCGCCAGTTTCATCATGCGGACTTCGTTGAGGAGGTGCTGTCAGTACTGAAATACACCGGTGCCGATCCGAAGAAATTGAAACTGGAACTGACCGAAGGCCTGCTGATAGAGGATATAGAAAATACCATCGCCAAAATGGTCGAATTGAAAGAGAACGGCATAGGCCTTTCCTTAGACGACTTCGGAACCGGCTACTCGTCGCTGTCCTACCTGAAGAGCCTTCCGTTAGATCAACTTAAAATCGACCAGTCCTTCATCAGGGATGTGCTGATCGATCCTAACGATGCTGCCATCGCCTGCGCGATTGTAAGTTTGGGCCAGATTTTGGGTCTTGCGGTGATTGCAGAAGGTGTGGAGACAGAGGCTCAGCGCACCTTTCTGGTCAATCATGGCTGCCAGGCCTACCAAGGCTATCTGTTTTCCCCACCACTGCCAGCCGAACAATTTAAGGAATTTGTTCACGACAGATTAATGGCCGAGCACTGA
- a CDS encoding DsbA family protein, with product MNRRTLVLAISALLLAAFAAAAFFYQGATPPPQKQAAPTPQGSSALVRFHSPVFGPAKAPVTIVEFFDPSCEACRAFYPIVKKILAENPSDVRLVVRYVLFHQGSEEVARMLEASRKQELFPQVLEAVLVAQPSWHDDPKVAKAWEAAASVGLDVEKARADMNSPEVDAVLKTDMQDVQTVGVRGTPTFFVNGRPLDEFGPEPLRELVSSEIAKARN from the coding sequence ATGAACCGCCGTACCCTGGTACTGGCCATCAGCGCCCTGCTGCTGGCCGCCTTCGCCGCTGCTGCATTCTTCTACCAGGGGGCCACCCCGCCGCCCCAGAAGCAGGCGGCGCCCACCCCGCAAGGCAGCAGCGCCTTAGTGCGCTTCCATTCGCCAGTGTTCGGCCCGGCGAAGGCGCCGGTGACCATAGTCGAATTCTTCGACCCGTCCTGCGAGGCCTGCCGCGCCTTCTACCCGATCGTGAAAAAGATCCTCGCCGAGAACCCAAGTGATGTGCGCTTAGTGGTGCGCTATGTGCTGTTCCACCAGGGCTCCGAGGAGGTTGCCCGGATGCTGGAGGCGTCCCGCAAGCAGGAACTCTTCCCGCAAGTGCTGGAAGCAGTGCTTGTCGCTCAGCCGAGCTGGCACGATGACCCCAAGGTTGCCAAAGCCTGGGAAGCAGCCGCCTCGGTTGGCCTGGACGTCGAAAAGGCACGTGCCGATATGAACTCGCCGGAAGTCGACGCCGTACTCAAGACCGATATGCAGGATGTCCAGACCGTGGGTGTTCGCGGTACCCCCACTTTCTTCGTCAACGGCCGACCACTGGATGAGTTCGGTCCAGAGCCGCTGCGCGAGCTGGTCAGTAGCGAAATCGCCAAGGCCAGGAACTGA
- a CDS encoding cation transporter: MDSCCENKAGELAQLRAKQSRVLYIVLVINAAMFLVEFVAGWIANSTALLGDSLDMFGDASVYALTLFVLHRGARARAGAALFKGGFMLLFGLLVVADALRKLMLQEVPAADWMGTVGALALLANGYCFALLYRHRSDDLNMRSTWLCSRNDLLANSSVIAAAGLVALTGSLWPDILVGLAIAALFLHSARQVIREAWREWRTSAPAPQLPLSTSCCASEPQAEPNSCCAETPATSATQPLLGIAEPSQSQAQATPAKGCCGPKQEH; encoded by the coding sequence ATGGACAGCTGCTGCGAGAACAAGGCCGGAGAACTGGCCCAGCTACGCGCCAAACAGAGCCGAGTGCTCTACATAGTCCTGGTCATCAATGCCGCCATGTTCCTGGTGGAGTTCGTCGCCGGCTGGATCGCTAACTCCACAGCTCTGCTCGGCGACTCGCTGGACATGTTCGGCGATGCCTCCGTCTACGCCCTCACGCTGTTCGTCCTGCACCGTGGCGCCCGAGCTCGGGCTGGCGCCGCGCTGTTCAAGGGTGGGTTCATGCTGCTGTTCGGACTGCTGGTAGTGGCCGATGCCCTGCGCAAGCTGATGCTGCAGGAAGTACCCGCCGCCGATTGGATGGGTACCGTCGGTGCTCTCGCTCTGCTCGCCAATGGCTACTGCTTCGCGCTGCTCTATCGCCATCGCAGCGACGATCTGAACATGCGTTCGACCTGGCTCTGTTCGCGCAACGATCTGCTGGCCAACAGCAGCGTGATCGCCGCCGCCGGCCTGGTTGCGCTAACCGGCAGTCTGTGGCCAGACATCTTGGTCGGCCTGGCCATTGCCGCTCTGTTCCTGCACTCCGCCAGGCAAGTCATCCGCGAGGCTTGGAGGGAATGGCGGACTAGCGCACCCGCGCCGCAGCTCCCGCTGAGTACGAGCTGCTGTGCCAGCGAGCCACAAGCCGAACCGAACTCTTGCTGCGCTGAAACACCTGCCACCAGCGCGACACAGCCGTTACTGGGGATCGCCGAACCTAGCCAATCGCAGGCCCAGGCCACTCCAGCAAAGGGCTGCTGCGGCCCGAAACAAGAACACTAG
- a CDS encoding methyltransferase family protein — protein MRWLENRIPPPLVATLFGLLMWLVAHLLPGRLELAIEWRLGTALAVLLVGVGVCLAGVLSFRRARTTVNPLKPETASALVSSGIYRYTRNPMYLGFATALLAWSVFLAWPPAVLGVLGFVLYMNRFQIAPEEWALSALFGADFYQYCGRVRRWL, from the coding sequence ATGCGCTGGCTAGAGAACCGCATTCCGCCGCCCTTGGTAGCCACCCTGTTCGGCCTGTTGATGTGGCTCGTCGCCCACCTGCTGCCAGGCCGCCTGGAGCTGGCCATCGAGTGGCGCCTTGGCACTGCCCTGGCCGTGCTGCTGGTGGGCGTGGGCGTCTGTCTGGCCGGCGTACTGTCCTTCCGACGCGCCCGCACCACGGTCAACCCGTTGAAGCCGGAGACGGCCTCTGCACTGGTCAGCTCAGGCATCTACCGCTACACGCGAAACCCGATGTACCTGGGTTTCGCCACCGCCCTGCTGGCCTGGTCGGTGTTCCTCGCCTGGCCGCCGGCAGTGCTGGGTGTACTGGGCTTCGTCCTGTACATGAACCGCTTCCAGATCGCCCCGGAAGAGTGGGCACTCAGTGCTCTCTTCGGCGCAGACTTCTATCAATACTGTGGTCGAGTACGACGTTGGCTCTAA
- a CDS encoding ABC transporter ATP-binding protein: MLKIQGLCKSYPTPQGPLAVLRGIDLELEEGGSLALMGESGSGKSTLLHLVAGLDRFDAGSIWVAGRSLAALDESQLAAWRRSGVGLIFQQFNLIASLRVEDNLAFQARLAGRHDPHWQAQLVQRLGLGQLLKRYPEQLSCGQQQRVALGRALAARPPLLLADEPTGSLDEASGDEVLELLLQLLEGSTTSLLMVTHSPRMAARLQRRVSLQGGRLLARGEA; this comes from the coding sequence ATGCTGAAGATCCAGGGCCTATGCAAAAGCTACCCGACTCCCCAGGGGCCGCTGGCGGTGCTGCGGGGCATCGACCTCGAGCTGGAGGAGGGCGGCAGCCTGGCGTTGATGGGCGAATCCGGCAGCGGCAAGAGCACCTTGCTGCACCTGGTGGCCGGCCTCGACCGCTTCGATGCCGGCAGCATCTGGGTGGCCGGGCGCTCGCTGGCCGCGCTCGATGAAAGCCAGTTGGCGGCCTGGCGGCGCAGCGGGGTCGGCCTGATCTTCCAGCAGTTCAACCTGATTGCCAGCTTGCGGGTCGAGGACAACCTGGCCTTCCAGGCTCGTCTGGCCGGCCGCCATGACCCGCACTGGCAGGCGCAGCTGGTCCAGCGGCTCGGCCTTGGCCAGCTGCTCAAGCGCTATCCCGAACAACTCTCCTGCGGGCAGCAGCAACGGGTGGCCTTGGGCCGAGCGCTGGCCGCCAGACCGCCGCTGTTGCTGGCTGACGAACCCACCGGCAGCCTGGATGAGGCGAGCGGTGACGAGGTGCTGGAGCTGCTGCTGCAACTGCTCGAAGGCAGCACCACCAGCCTGCTGATGGTGACCCATAGCCCGCGCATGGCGGCGCGCCTGCAGCGGCGCGTGAGCTTGCAGGGCGGCCGCCTATTGGCGCGAGGCGAGGCCTGA
- a CDS encoding adenosine-specific kinase has protein sequence MQLITVKIDKPEATNFILGQTHFIKSVEDIHEALVGAVPGIKFGLAFCEASGKCLVRWSGTDAAMIELAQKNAQAIAAGHSFIIFLGDGFYPLNLLNAIKMVPEVCRVFCATANPTEVIVAETQQGRGILGVVDGLRVNDIEGDDDILWRKNLLRQIGYKL, from the coding sequence ATGCAACTCATCACGGTGAAAATCGACAAGCCGGAAGCCACGAACTTCATTCTGGGCCAGACGCACTTCATCAAGTCCGTCGAGGACATCCACGAAGCCTTGGTCGGTGCCGTACCCGGCATCAAGTTTGGCCTGGCCTTTTGCGAAGCCTCGGGCAAATGCCTGGTGCGCTGGTCTGGCACCGATGCCGCGATGATCGAACTGGCCCAGAAGAATGCCCAAGCCATTGCCGCCGGCCATAGCTTCATCATTTTCCTCGGCGACGGCTTCTACCCGCTGAACCTGTTGAACGCCATCAAGATGGTCCCGGAGGTCTGCCGGGTGTTCTGTGCCACCGCCAATCCCACCGAAGTGATTGTCGCCGAGACGCAGCAGGGCCGCGGCATCTTGGGCGTGGTGGATGGCTTGCGGGTCAACGACATCGAAGGCGACGACGACATCCTCTGGCGCAAGAATTTGTTGCGGCAGATCGGCTACAAGCTGTGA
- a CDS encoding copper chaperone PCu(A)C, producing MRRLVQLGAAVLLSVSTTATADLQVSEAKLRLLPGDLPAAGYFTLTNNGSQPVVLSGAQSPAFAQVMMHRSSLENGMASMQPIEQLEIPAGATLTFASGGYHLMLIHRQRELALGDQVEVNLQFADGQSLPVTLTAALPTALRRA from the coding sequence ATGCGGCGACTCGTCCAACTGGGCGCAGCCGTGCTGCTGTCCGTCTCGACTACGGCCACAGCCGATCTGCAGGTGAGTGAAGCGAAACTGCGTCTGCTGCCAGGGGACCTGCCGGCCGCCGGCTATTTCACCCTAACCAACAACGGCAGCCAGCCGGTGGTGTTGAGTGGGGCGCAGAGCCCGGCCTTTGCTCAGGTGATGATGCACCGCAGCTCACTGGAGAATGGCATGGCCAGCATGCAGCCTATCGAGCAGCTTGAGATACCTGCTGGCGCCACTCTGACCTTTGCCTCCGGCGGCTATCACCTGATGCTGATACACCGCCAACGTGAGCTAGCCCTGGGTGATCAGGTCGAAGTGAACCTGCAATTCGCCGATGGCCAGAGCCTGCCGGTGACTTTAACTGCCGCACTGCCAACCGCCCTGAGGAGAGCCTAA
- a CDS encoding MerR family transcriptional regulator, with protein MNAMIFTVGQLARATDTKAVTIRYYEQLGLLPSASRNASGYRQYTEEERDRLLFIRRSRALGFSLDDIRQLLGFADHRQASCAAVDAKVAEQLDQVRLRIRDLQGLEQELQRLLSCCHGGVIEECRIIESLSQQR; from the coding sequence ATGAACGCGATGATTTTCACTGTGGGCCAACTGGCACGCGCCACCGACACCAAGGCGGTGACAATCCGCTATTACGAACAGCTAGGCCTGTTGCCTTCGGCCTCACGCAATGCCTCCGGATACCGCCAGTACACGGAAGAAGAGCGTGATCGTCTGCTGTTCATTCGTCGCAGCCGTGCTTTGGGCTTCAGCCTCGACGACATTCGCCAGCTACTGGGGTTTGCTGACCACCGGCAGGCGTCATGCGCTGCGGTGGATGCCAAGGTCGCGGAGCAGCTGGATCAAGTCAGACTGCGTATCCGCGATCTGCAAGGTCTTGAGCAGGAGCTTCAACGCCTGCTGTCCTGCTGTCATGGGGGGGTGATCGAGGAATGCCGGATCATCGAATCTCTGAGTCAACAGCGCTAA